The Bacteroidota bacterium genome contains a region encoding:
- a CDS encoding SPOR domain-containing protein: MRDIKSYFSLILFIIVIAISQTFNGCVPFDEGASDDPCVLCEQQKKQYVPPTTYVPPTYTPPTTNNPPPVNYTPINTVIQIGAFVNKTYADNFIAKARNDLQGYFIDMKWNKKGFYQIVTGEYNNLGKAEQDLAYVKSKGYGDAFIKETKYLQ, encoded by the coding sequence ATGAGAGATATAAAATCGTATTTTTCTCTAATACTTTTTATCATAGTAATTGCAATATCACAGACCTTCAACGGATGCGTTCCGTTTGATGAAGGCGCAAGTGATGACCCGTGCGTACTTTGTGAGCAGCAGAAGAAACAGTATGTTCCACCGACAACGTATGTTCCTCCAACGTACACACCGCCAACTACCAATAATCCTCCTCCTGTAAATTATACTCCGATTAATACAGTAATTCAAATCGGCGCATTTGTAAACAAAACTTATGCAGATAATTTTATCGCGAAGGCAAGAAATGATTTGCAGGGATACTTCATCGATATGAAATGGAATAAAAAGGGGTTTTATCAGATAGTGACAGGTGAATATAATAACTTAGGAAAAGCTGAACAGGATCTGGCATATGTTAAGTCTAAAGGTTACGGCGACGCGTTTATTAAAGAAACTAAATACTTACAATAA
- a CDS encoding aldehyde dehydrogenase family protein — translation MSSKLPAKAKKVQSKEITVKGNNVAPKWNYSKSIEDPSHIKLKPKYDLFIDGKWQKTAKYFNTINPATEEIIAKVASAEKKDVDKAINAAEKAFNGEWSKISGKERSKYIFRIARILQEKAREFSVIESMDGGKPIRESKAVDIPLAIAHFFYYAGWADKLKYAFPGQNPKPIGVVGQIIPWNFPLLMAAWKIAPALACGNTVVIKSAETTPLTLYKLAEVIQEAGVPDGVVNIISGAGETGAWIVNHPKVKKIAFTGSTEVGKIIMRSAAGTDKKLTLELGGKAANIIFEDAPIDAAIEGIINGIYFNQGHVCCAGSRLLVQESIKDIVIRKLKHRMRNLRVGEPLDKNTDIGAINSRMQLDRINEMVNSGIEEGATMYQPECTLPSKGYWFKPTFFTDVAQSNRIANEEIFGPVLSILTFRTPAEAIEKANNTFYGLSAGVWTDKGSKVFNVLSKLRAGVVWANTFNKFNPASPFGGYKESGFGREGGKHGLDAYVSL, via the coding sequence ATGAGTTCAAAATTACCCGCGAAAGCTAAGAAGGTTCAAAGCAAAGAGATTACCGTCAAAGGAAATAACGTTGCTCCGAAATGGAATTACTCCAAATCAATCGAAGACCCGTCACATATAAAGCTAAAACCGAAATATGATCTTTTCATAGACGGTAAATGGCAAAAGACTGCTAAATATTTTAATACTATAAATCCTGCAACGGAAGAAATAATTGCTAAAGTTGCTTCAGCTGAAAAGAAAGATGTTGATAAAGCAATTAACGCTGCTGAAAAGGCTTTCAACGGTGAGTGGAGCAAAATTTCAGGCAAGGAACGTTCGAAATATATTTTCAGGATTGCAAGAATTTTACAGGAAAAAGCAAGAGAGTTTTCAGTTATAGAATCAATGGACGGCGGCAAGCCGATTCGCGAATCAAAGGCTGTTGATATTCCTTTAGCTATCGCTCACTTCTTTTATTATGCCGGATGGGCGGATAAACTAAAGTATGCTTTCCCCGGACAAAACCCGAAACCTATCGGAGTTGTAGGGCAAATCATTCCTTGGAATTTTCCGTTATTAATGGCTGCATGGAAAATCGCTCCGGCGCTTGCATGCGGAAATACAGTTGTGATAAAATCAGCAGAGACTACTCCCCTTACATTATATAAACTTGCTGAAGTAATTCAGGAAGCAGGAGTACCGGATGGCGTTGTGAATATTATTTCAGGCGCAGGTGAAACCGGCGCATGGATTGTTAATCATCCGAAGGTAAAGAAGATAGCATTCACAGGCTCAACTGAAGTTGGTAAAATTATAATGCGTTCAGCAGCAGGAACAGATAAAAAATTGACATTGGAACTCGGCGGTAAAGCTGCAAATATAATTTTTGAAGATGCACCTATCGATGCCGCTATAGAAGGAATTATAAACGGAATTTATTTTAATCAGGGACATGTATGCTGCGCGGGCTCAAGACTTCTTGTACAGGAAAGTATTAAAGATATTGTTATCAGAAAATTGAAACACAGAATGAGAAACTTGAGAGTCGGTGAACCGCTCGATAAAAATACTGATATCGGCGCAATCAATTCAAGAATGCAGTTAGATAGAATTAACGAAATGGTAAACTCAGGAATAGAAGAAGGCGCTACCATGTATCAGCCTGAGTGCACACTTCCATCTAAAGGATACTGGTTCAAACCTACATTCTTTACTGATGTTGCTCAGTCCAACAGAATTGCAAATGAAGAAATCTTCGGACCGGTATTATCTATATTAACATTCAGAACTCCCGCTGAAGCTATAGAAAAAGCTAACAATACTTTCTACGGTTTATCAGCAGGTGTATGGACAGATAAAGGCTCAAAAGTTTTTAATGTATTAAGCAAACTGAGAGCCGGTGTTGTATGGGCAAATACATTTAATAAATTTAATCCTGCATCTCCGTTCGGCGGATATAAAGAAAGCGGATTCGGACGCGAAGGCGGCAAGCACGGTTTAGATGCATATGTAAGCTTGTAA
- the deoC gene encoding deoxyribose-phosphate aldolase produces the protein MKFKENFLSNFLLPVDEIGTKERAAMLAGRSIKTESKIWALNTAISMIDLTTLEGKDTEGKVLAMCQKAIRPMPGDYTIPSCGAVCVYPNMIKTAVKAVGDSGVHVASVATAFPSGQFSMDLRVQDVVDCIRDGADEIDMVISRGEFLSGEYQLVFDEIKEIKQVCVQESKYMSEKLGKKVDVHLKVILETGELETYDNVRRASILAMMAGADFIKTSTGKVQPAATLPVTLVMLEAIRDYYFETGIKIGMKPAGGIKTAKDAIAYLVLVNETLGPDWLNNKMFRIGASTLLNDLLMQLRKQKTGFYQGADYFTID, from the coding sequence ATGAAGTTTAAAGAGAATTTTTTAAGCAATTTTCTATTGCCCGTCGATGAAATAGGTACGAAGGAACGCGCAGCTATGCTTGCAGGAAGAAGCATTAAAACCGAAAGTAAAATATGGGCTTTGAATACTGCTATATCCATGATAGACCTCACAACTCTCGAAGGTAAAGATACTGAAGGCAAAGTTCTTGCAATGTGCCAGAAAGCAATAAGACCAATGCCCGGAGATTATACAATTCCAAGTTGTGGTGCTGTCTGCGTTTACCCTAATATGATTAAAACAGCTGTGAAAGCTGTCGGCGATTCGGGTGTTCACGTTGCATCAGTTGCAACTGCATTCCCTTCCGGTCAATTTTCTATGGACTTAAGAGTTCAGGATGTAGTAGATTGCATAAGAGATGGCGCCGATGAAATTGATATGGTTATTTCCAGAGGAGAATTTTTATCGGGTGAATATCAATTGGTATTCGATGAAATAAAAGAGATTAAGCAAGTCTGTGTACAGGAATCAAAATATATGAGCGAGAAGCTCGGCAAAAAAGTTGACGTGCATTTAAAAGTTATCCTTGAAACAGGCGAACTTGAAACATACGATAATGTAAGACGCGCAAGTATTTTAGCGATGATGGCCGGAGCCGATTTTATAAAAACATCTACAGGAAAAGTTCAGCCCGCTGCAACACTGCCTGTAACACTTGTAATGCTTGAGGCAATCCGCGATTATTATTTTGAGACCGGAATAAAAATTGGAATGAAACCTGCAGGCGGAATTAAAACTGCTAAAGATGCTATCGCTTACTTAGTGTTAGTAAACGAAACACTCGGACCTGACTGGCTTAATAATAAAATGTTCAGAATAGGCGCAAGCACATTATTGAACGATTTATTAATGCAGCTTAGAAAACAAAAAACAGGCTTCTATCAGGGAGCTGATTATTTCACAATCGATTAA
- the carA gene encoding glutamine-hydrolyzing carbamoyl-phosphate synthase small subunit codes for MKDGKLILENGEIFDGKIFGYDSETSGEVVFNTSLCGYQEILTDPSYYGQIVIMTYPLIGNYGTNDDDKESGKVQAKGLIVGSYEDDWSNFEGMESLKSYLKNNKVTAITGIDTRALTKMVRDQGSMRGLITSAKISDKKLLEKVLQVPQMSGANLVDYVTTEKNYIVRADNPKYKIAVYDFGIKQNILKEFLNFDVELKVFNAKTEHKEVLDYKPDGIFFSNGPGDPAAVTYGIENAKKLVPSGVPVFGICLGHQLISLALGGETYKLKFGHRGGNHPVKNHEINKIEITSQNHGFAVNEKSFQNDDIIITHTNLYDGTNEGIRHKKYPVMCVQYHPEASPGPNDSKYLFTEFMKTVSKN; via the coding sequence TTGAAAGACGGTAAATTAATTTTAGAGAACGGCGAAATCTTCGATGGAAAAATTTTCGGATATGATTCCGAAACTTCAGGCGAAGTTGTCTTCAATACATCCCTTTGCGGCTACCAGGAAATTTTAACTGACCCATCATATTACGGACAAATTGTAATTATGACATATCCGCTTATCGGAAACTACGGAACGAACGATGATGATAAAGAGTCAGGTAAAGTCCAGGCTAAAGGATTAATAGTCGGAAGTTATGAAGATGACTGGAGTAACTTTGAAGGAATGGAATCTCTGAAAAGTTATCTTAAGAATAATAAAGTTACGGCCATAACAGGAATAGATACACGAGCACTTACAAAAATGGTGCGCGACCAGGGTTCTATGCGCGGTTTAATTACGAGTGCAAAAATTTCAGATAAGAAGTTATTAGAAAAAGTTTTGCAGGTACCTCAAATGAGCGGAGCAAACCTTGTCGATTATGTTACCACTGAAAAAAATTATATAGTTAGGGCAGATAATCCGAAATATAAAATTGCAGTTTATGATTTTGGCATAAAGCAGAATATTTTAAAAGAGTTTTTGAATTTTGATGTTGAGCTGAAAGTGTTCAATGCCAAAACAGAACATAAAGAAGTTTTGGATTACAAACCTGACGGAATATTTTTCTCCAACGGTCCGGGCGACCCTGCAGCAGTCACTTATGGAATTGAGAATGCAAAAAAGTTGGTTCCTTCCGGGGTTCCGGTATTCGGAATTTGCCTGGGGCATCAGTTAATTTCTCTTGCTCTCGGAGGAGAAACATATAAATTAAAGTTCGGACATCGCGGCGGAAATCACCCTGTAAAGAATCACGAAATAAATAAAATTGAAATTACTTCGCAAAATCACGGCTTTGCAGTGAACGAAAAATCTTTCCAAAATGATGATATAATTATTACTCATACAAATTTATATGACGGAACTAATGAAGGCATAAGACATAAAAAATATCCTGTGATGTGCGTGCAGTATCATCCTGAAGCATCACCGGGCCCCAATGACAGCAAATATTTATTTACAGAATTTATGAAAACAGTTTCAAAAAATTAG
- the folD gene encoding bifunctional methylenetetrahydrofolate dehydrogenase/methenyltetrahydrofolate cyclohydrolase FolD produces the protein MENYKVIDGKEISNQILEEVKAETKVLKDSYNTIPGLAFIIVGENPASKVYVSSKAKACEKVGFYSVTEELPEDVSESELLELIDRFNNDKLIHGILVQLPLPKHIDEQKVIESIDYKKDVDGFHPQNIGRLVIGTDCFIPCTPYGITELLRRTNTETSGKNVVVLGRSNIVGKPITNLMVQKEFNSTVTICHSATKNLNEITASADILIAAIGKADFVKKDMIKEGVVIIDVGINRVEDSTKKSGSKITGDVDYNDCFDKCSKITPVPGGVGPMTIAMLMKNTLKSANNTLK, from the coding sequence ATGGAAAACTATAAAGTAATAGACGGCAAAGAAATCTCAAATCAGATTCTTGAAGAAGTAAAAGCAGAAACAAAAGTCCTTAAAGATTCTTATAATACAATTCCGGGACTTGCATTTATAATAGTGGGAGAAAATCCGGCATCAAAAGTTTATGTAAGCAGTAAAGCAAAGGCATGTGAGAAGGTAGGATTTTATTCTGTTACGGAAGAGCTTCCGGAAGATGTATCAGAATCAGAACTGCTTGAACTTATTGACAGATTTAACAACGATAAATTAATTCACGGAATACTAGTTCAGCTTCCGCTACCAAAACACATTGATGAACAGAAAGTAATTGAATCGATTGATTATAAAAAAGATGTGGATGGTTTTCATCCGCAGAACATCGGCAGACTTGTAATAGGTACTGATTGTTTTATTCCGTGCACACCTTACGGAATTACAGAGTTACTCAGAAGAACGAATACCGAAACAAGCGGTAAAAATGTTGTAGTGCTGGGAAGAAGCAATATAGTCGGCAAACCAATTACTAACTTAATGGTGCAGAAGGAATTTAATTCAACAGTTACAATCTGCCATAGCGCAACAAAAAATCTGAATGAGATAACTGCTTCAGCAGATATTTTAATCGCTGCCATAGGCAAAGCTGACTTTGTAAAAAAAGATATGATAAAAGAAGGCGTTGTTATTATTGATGTAGGTATTAACAGAGTAGAGGATTCCACCAAAAAATCCGGTTCAAAAATAACAGGAGACGTTGATTACAATGACTGCTTTGATAAGTGCTCTAAGATAACTCCGGTACCCGGGGGAGTAGGACCAATGACTATTGCTATGCTTATGAAAAACACACTTAAATCTGCAAACAATACACTAAAATGA
- a CDS encoding S9 family peptidase yields the protein MSGTNSPQVRKLTVEQFFAIRSISGFSLSEKNNEVFYITNTTGIPQIWVTSLKGGVTKQISIWPEAVREVHHNPKTRDLIFVSDNNGDEQTQIYSMPDTGGEVNYLSEGFENSQTIFISYNKKGNKILFASNKRLQYNFDSYIKDLKTGENILVKAFDDEYPTHASEWSSNERYIIFEKVYGNMNKDLLLYDSKDGSLKNITEHDINENIFYSNIHFDKNDKGFYYLTDEGREFKGIKYYDIKSGKSEWIVTENWDIVTYNFSKDFKNMSWVINENGSHIPRIKNLKSGKIKKLKLKKETYSGMCFSDDGKKLVYMCNSPLVPTEIFVYDLQKDKKHAITDSLIGNISEDAFTQPKDIFYKSFDGLNIHGLLYVPKGLKKDGTNPAILWPHGGPEASEMHNFNKYLQVFTNAGYVVIAPNFRGSVGYGKTFQQMIYKDWGGAELQDVLGAVDYLKGTGYADPKKIAVVGGSFGGFMTLTCVTKAPDLWKCAIDIFGPSNLFTFLKSVPEHWKQGTDILVGNAERDKAMLTERSPINFVDNIKCPLLVIQGKYDPRVVEDESVQIVEKLKSVNKPVEYMLLEDEGHGFSKVSNQIKVFKLMLNFLDKYLK from the coding sequence ATGTCCGGAACTAATTCACCTCAAGTAAGAAAACTAACAGTAGAACAGTTTTTTGCAATAAGATCCATTTCAGGATTCTCTCTATCCGAAAAAAATAACGAAGTATTCTACATAACAAACACAACAGGCATCCCGCAGATTTGGGTAACTTCATTAAAGGGCGGCGTTACCAAACAGATTTCAATCTGGCCTGAGGCAGTAAGAGAGGTACATCACAATCCAAAAACACGCGATTTAATTTTTGTCAGCGATAACAACGGAGACGAACAGACACAGATTTATTCAATGCCGGATACAGGCGGTGAAGTAAATTATCTTTCAGAAGGATTTGAAAATTCGCAGACAATATTTATTTCCTATAATAAAAAAGGAAATAAGATCTTATTTGCATCCAATAAAAGACTACAGTATAATTTCGATAGCTACATTAAAGATTTAAAGACAGGCGAAAATATTTTAGTAAAAGCTTTTGATGATGAGTATCCTACACATGCTTCAGAGTGGAGCAGCAACGAAAGATATATAATCTTTGAAAAAGTTTACGGCAATATGAACAAAGACCTTCTTTTGTATGATTCAAAAGACGGCTCTTTAAAAAATATTACCGAACATGATATAAACGAAAATATTTTTTACAGCAATATTCACTTTGATAAAAATGATAAGGGCTTCTATTATTTAACAGATGAAGGAAGAGAATTTAAAGGAATAAAATACTACGATATAAAATCAGGAAAGTCCGAATGGATTGTTACCGAAAACTGGGATATCGTTACTTATAATTTTTCCAAAGATTTTAAGAATATGAGCTGGGTTATAAATGAGAACGGCAGCCATATTCCGAGAATAAAAAACCTGAAATCAGGAAAAATAAAAAAACTTAAACTGAAGAAAGAAACATATTCAGGGATGTGTTTCTCTGATGACGGAAAGAAACTCGTGTATATGTGCAATAGTCCTTTAGTTCCCACTGAAATTTTTGTTTATGATCTGCAAAAAGATAAGAAGCATGCAATAACAGATTCCTTAATAGGAAATATAAGTGAAGATGCATTTACACAGCCTAAAGATATTTTTTATAAAAGTTTTGACGGACTTAATATTCACGGGTTACTTTATGTACCGAAAGGTTTAAAGAAAGACGGAACAAATCCTGCAATTCTTTGGCCTCATGGCGGACCCGAAGCATCTGAAATGCATAACTTCAATAAATATCTTCAGGTATTTACTAATGCAGGTTATGTTGTTATTGCTCCTAACTTCAGAGGTAGTGTAGGTTACGGTAAAACATTCCAGCAAATGATTTACAAAGACTGGGGCGGCGCTGAATTACAAGACGTGTTGGGCGCAGTTGATTACTTAAAAGGAACAGGCTATGCAGATCCTAAAAAAATTGCAGTAGTTGGCGGAAGTTTCGGCGGATTTATGACTCTCACATGCGTAACTAAGGCGCCTGATCTATGGAAGTGTGCTATAGATATTTTCGGTCCTTCAAATTTGTTTACGTTTTTAAAATCAGTGCCTGAGCACTGGAAGCAGGGAACAGATATTCTCGTTGGTAATGCAGAAAGAGATAAAGCAATGCTTACAGAAAGAAGCCCGATCAACTTCGTTGATAATATAAAATGTCCATTGCTTGTTATTCAGGGAAAATATGATCCGAGAGTTGTTGAAGATGAGTCTGTTCAGATTGTCGAAAAATTGAAATCAGTAAACAAGCCTGTTGAGTATATGCTTTTAGAAGATGAAGGTCACGGATTTTCAAAAGTATCTAATCAGATAAAAGTTTTTAAACTGATGTTGAATTTCCTCGATAAATATTTAAAATAA